The genomic DNA GCGGTGACCTATCCCTTCACCATGCTTAAGAACGCCCTCGGCAAGCTGCGCAATCTGCTGCCGTTCTCCGATGCCCGCGAGGGACCACTCGCCAGCCTGACCGCCTCCGGTTCCGCGCTGCTCAAGACCCTCGCCGACGGCATGAGCCTTACCCAGTCGCTGCCCGCGAAAGTTTTCGGCTTCGCCGCTCGCGGGATTCTCTCGGACGCTGCGGGAGCCTGGCAGCAGATCAAATCGGCGGGCGGCAACCTCATGGAAGCCGCCTCGGCTCCCTTCCGGATGGCTGGAAAACTCTGGGATGGGCTGACCACCGGGGCTCAATCCGTCGCGGCCAAGGCCGGTGCCATCTTCGGCGGTCTCAAACAATCCCTGTTTGGCGACACGCCCGAACTGGCGCTCACGCCGCCCCAGGTCAATACCTGGGACGCGCTGGCCACAGGAGCCGTCAATCTCCGCGACCGGATCGTTGCCACGCTGTCTGCCGTCCCCGGGGCTGTGGGTCGAATCTTTGCCAGCGCCGGTACCGAGGGGCAAACCCTCTGGCAAAGGCTTTCCAGCGGCGCGAGCGCGGGCATCCAGGCACTCAAGAATCGCAGCACCGGGATCGCCAACGGTTTGCTCTCCTCCGCTCGCGCCATGCTGGGAGTCCAGACCCCGATTCCGCAGGTGGCCGAGCAGAAACAACCGCTCGGAGCTACGCCGCCCGCCGAATCGATTGGGCAACGCATCATCGAAAGCGTGCTGAGTCTCGTACCGCGTCTGGACGAGCGCCTGGTGCCCAAGGCTCTGAGCGCCATGCTGATGCTCCAGCCGGTCATGGCCACGGCCGCGCCGCATCCGCAACAGATGAACGGCACCGTGCAGACCGTCGCGGCAGCCGTTGAGCCGGTAAGTAAGAGCTATATCCAGCCGTTCGCGGTGGAACCGGCACTGGAAAAGGGAGACGCCTTTCTGGCTCCGGCCGGGATCGAGCGGCCCATAACGGCCGCTCCGACTCCGATAGCGAAGCCCCTGCAATCCGGACTCGCCGAGACGGTGCCTTCCGAGCGGTTGATCGCTCCGGCTCGCACCGCTCCCGCGACACCCATGCGCGGAGAGGAAGCCGGTCCGGGGCTGCGCGAACTGCTGGAATCGCTACTCTCGCGCCTCGATGGCCTGGCCGACCGCCCGGTGGAACTGAGCGTGACCACCAACATCGATGGCCGGAAGGTGGCCGAGGCCGTCTACAAGGACCTACGGGAGCGGAAGATCAGAAACTACGAAACCCTTTGAGAGAACCGATGAAACGCATCTTTGTCTGCAGCCCGTTCGCGGGCGACATAGCCCGAAACGTCAGGGTCGCCGAGGCGCTTTGCCGCCAGGTCATGAGAAGCGGTCACGCGCCGTTCGCGCCGCACCTGTTGTATCCAACCTTCACCGACGACAGCGTTCCAGAGCAGCGGGAGACGGGCATCGCCTGCGGCCTGGCCTACATGGAATGTTGCGACGAGGTGTGGGCGTTCACCGGCAACGGCATTTCCAGCGGCATGCGGCTGGAACTCGACCGGGCCGGACAACTGGGCAAGCCGATCCTCGAGATCGCCGAGGTGTAAGCAATGGCCTGGGATCAACAGCCCATCAAGGGATATCTGGTGGACGCCGACACGGGGGAGCGGCTCGAATTCCAGTACAACCCCAACTCCATCAGCGACGAGAAGTCGACCGACTACGCGACGATCAAGATCCCCGGCATGAGCCACCCGCGCTACCAGTATGTCGCCGGGGAACCGCGCCGGATCGCCTTCAAGGTCGAGCTGTTCAAGGGACCGGTTAAACAGAAGGTCGACTGGCTTCGCTCGCTGCAATATCCGGAACACGCCGGAACCATGCTCAAGAACGCGCCGCACCGCGTGCTGCTTATCTTCGGCGATCTCTACCCGGGCGTGACCTGCATCGTCCGGCAGGTGAAGGCGCGGTTCTTCGGCCTGTTCGACCGGGACAACCTGCTGCCGCAACGGGCCGAGGTGGACATCGTCCTCGAGGAATATGTGGACCGTTCCATCAACTGGTCGGAGGTGCGCTCATGATCGG from Alkalidesulfovibrio alkalitolerans DSM 16529 includes the following:
- a CDS encoding DUF7768 domain-containing protein, whose protein sequence is MKRIFVCSPFAGDIARNVRVAEALCRQVMRSGHAPFAPHLLYPTFTDDSVPEQRETGIACGLAYMECCDEVWAFTGNGISSGMRLELDRAGQLGKPILEIAEV
- a CDS encoding CIS tube protein, producing the protein MAWDQQPIKGYLVDADTGERLEFQYNPNSISDEKSTDYATIKIPGMSHPRYQYVAGEPRRIAFKVELFKGPVKQKVDWLRSLQYPEHAGTMLKNAPHRVLLIFGDLYPGVTCIVRQVKARFFGLFDRDNLLPQRAEVDIVLEEYVDRSINWSEVRS